A window of Vescimonas fastidiosa contains these coding sequences:
- a CDS encoding N-acetylmuramoyl-L-alanine amidase, which translates to MPTIFLSPSTQEYNPYVTGAGSEEYFMNLLADAMEPLLLANGIQFVRNDPQGTVGNSIRQSNADSYDFHLALHSNASGSGSEGQNRGIIVFYYPGSVSGQRAAELFASALREIYPLPDRVTTRSAANLTELRRTKAPAVLLELGYHDNAADAMWVQEHIGLIAQTLVQALTEYFGLPYVCPGPSQTGLAVTDSGGPVNLRSYPSAQGQVIVQIPNGSTVTVFGRYRGWYVVLYGDALGYANSAFIQL; encoded by the coding sequence ATGCCGACGATTTTTTTAAGCCCATCCACGCAGGAATATAACCCCTATGTCACCGGGGCGGGCAGCGAGGAATACTTCATGAATCTGCTGGCCGATGCTATGGAGCCGCTGCTGCTGGCCAACGGCATCCAGTTCGTCCGCAATGATCCCCAGGGAACGGTGGGAAACTCCATTCGCCAGAGTAACGCCGACAGCTATGACTTTCACCTGGCCCTCCACTCCAATGCCTCCGGCTCGGGCAGCGAGGGACAGAATCGGGGCATTATCGTCTTTTACTACCCCGGGAGCGTCAGCGGCCAGCGGGCGGCGGAGCTGTTTGCGTCGGCCCTGCGGGAAATTTATCCCCTGCCCGACCGGGTCACGACCCGCTCCGCCGCAAACCTGACGGAGCTGCGGCGCACCAAGGCCCCGGCGGTGCTGCTGGAGCTGGGCTACCACGACAATGCCGCCGACGCCATGTGGGTCCAGGAGCATATCGGCCTCATCGCCCAGACCTTGGTGCAGGCCTTGACGGAGTATTTCGGCCTGCCCTATGTGTGCCCGGGCCCCAGCCAGACGGGCCTGGCCGTTACCGACTCCGGCGGGCCCGTCAACCTGCGGAGCTATCCCTCCGCCCAGGGACAGGTGATTGTTCAAATTCCAAACGGCTCCACGGTGACGGTTTTCGGCCGGTACCGGGGGTGGTATGTGGTGCTGTACGGGGATGCCCTGGGCTACGCCAACTCGGCTTTTATACAATTGTAG
- the rny gene encoding ribonuclease Y: MTTVGYIVAAAAFVIALVIGFPIGIQYRKKVAEKEISSAEDEAKRIINEAIKSAEGKKREALLEAKEEILKNRTEYEKEVKERRADLQKQERRLQQKEENIDRKTDAIEKKEEALSQKHDALQKEQDEIKLIKRSQTEMLERISGFTAEQAKEYLIQQVESEVTHETALKIKEIEARAKDEADQRAREIVATAIQRCAADHVAEITVSVVPLPNDEMKGRIIGREGRNIRTLETLTGADLIIDDTPEAITVSCFEPVRREVARLALEKLIADGRIHPTHIEEMVEKARREVDAVIRSEGERAVLETGVRGVHPELQKLLGRLHYRTSYGQNVLQHSIEVSHIAGMMAAELGADVAAAKRAGLLHDIGKAVDHEMEGTHIQLGVEFCRKYKEKEDIIHAIQAHHGDVECKTLVACLVQAADAVSAARPGARRENLENYIKRLEKLEEITSDYPGVEKSYAIQAGREVRVMVKPEQVSEDQMVILARELARRIESELEYPGQIKVHVLRETKVVEYAK, encoded by the coding sequence ATGACCACAGTTGGCTACATTGTAGCGGCTGCAGCCTTTGTTATTGCGCTGGTGATTGGCTTTCCTATCGGCATTCAGTACCGCAAGAAGGTAGCGGAAAAAGAAATCTCCAGCGCTGAAGATGAGGCCAAGCGCATTATCAACGAGGCCATCAAGAGCGCCGAAGGCAAAAAGCGCGAGGCGCTGCTGGAGGCAAAGGAAGAGATTCTGAAAAACCGCACAGAGTACGAAAAGGAAGTCAAGGAGCGCAGAGCCGACCTGCAAAAGCAGGAGCGCCGTCTGCAGCAGAAGGAAGAGAACATCGATCGCAAGACCGATGCCATCGAGAAAAAGGAGGAGGCGCTGAGCCAGAAGCACGACGCCCTCCAGAAAGAACAGGATGAGATCAAGCTCATCAAGCGCAGCCAGACCGAAATGCTGGAGCGCATCTCCGGATTCACCGCCGAGCAGGCCAAGGAGTACCTGATTCAGCAGGTGGAGTCGGAGGTCACCCACGAAACAGCCCTGAAGATCAAGGAGATCGAGGCCCGGGCCAAGGACGAGGCCGACCAGCGCGCCCGGGAGATCGTGGCCACCGCCATCCAGCGCTGCGCCGCAGACCATGTGGCCGAGATTACCGTCAGTGTGGTTCCCCTGCCCAATGACGAGATGAAGGGCCGTATCATCGGCCGCGAGGGCCGCAACATCCGCACCCTGGAGACCCTGACCGGGGCGGACCTGATTATCGACGATACCCCGGAGGCCATCACCGTGTCCTGCTTTGAGCCGGTGCGCCGGGAGGTAGCCCGTTTGGCCCTGGAGAAGCTTATTGCCGACGGGCGCATCCACCCCACCCACATTGAGGAGATGGTGGAGAAGGCCCGCCGTGAGGTAGACGCCGTCATCCGCTCCGAGGGTGAGCGGGCTGTGCTGGAGACCGGCGTGCGGGGCGTGCATCCGGAGCTGCAGAAGCTTCTGGGCCGCCTGCACTATCGCACCAGCTATGGCCAGAATGTTTTGCAGCACTCCATTGAGGTGTCCCATATCGCGGGCATGATGGCTGCTGAGCTGGGAGCCGATGTGGCCGCCGCCAAGCGGGCGGGCCTGCTCCACGATATTGGCAAGGCCGTGGACCATGAGATGGAGGGCACGCACATCCAGCTGGGTGTGGAGTTCTGCCGCAAGTATAAAGAAAAAGAGGATATTATCCACGCCATTCAGGCCCACCACGGCGATGTGGAGTGCAAGACGCTGGTGGCGTGCCTGGTGCAGGCGGCGGATGCCGTTTCCGCAGCCAGACCCGGCGCCCGGCGTGAGAACCTGGAGAACTACATCAAGCGCCTGGAGAAGCTGGAGGAGATCACCAGCGACTATCCCGGCGTGGAGAAGAGCTACGCCATTCAGGCCGGCCGGGAGGTCCGCGTGATGGTGAAGCCCGAGCAGGTGTCCGAGGACCAAATGGTTATCCTGGCCCGGGAGCTGGCCCGCCGCATCGAGAGCGAGCTGGAGTATCCCGGTCAGATCAAGGTCCATGTTCTGCGGGAGACCAAAGTGGTGGAGTACGCCAAGTAA
- the rplC gene encoding 50S ribosomal protein L3, with amino-acid sequence MKAIIGKKVGMSQIFDENGKVIPVTVIEAGPCTVVQKKTSEKEGYESVQLGFEDVPERKLTKPEMGHLNKAGVAPKKYLREFNLENAAELNIGDIVKADTFKEGDFVDVTGTSKGHGYQGPIKRHGAQRTPMSHGGGPVHRHAGSMGSTTDPSRIFKGHIGAGQMGCDTVTVQNLDVVKVDADLNLIAVRGAVPGPKGGLVLIKSTVKTHRVKNVEAGISNNPQKASGRNPQKASARNK; translated from the coding sequence ATGAAAGCAATCATCGGCAAGAAAGTTGGCATGTCTCAGATCTTCGACGAAAACGGCAAGGTCATTCCCGTCACTGTTATCGAGGCGGGTCCCTGCACCGTCGTTCAGAAGAAGACTTCCGAGAAGGAAGGCTATGAGTCTGTCCAGCTGGGCTTTGAGGATGTTCCCGAGCGGAAGCTGACCAAGCCCGAAATGGGCCACCTGAACAAGGCTGGCGTGGCCCCCAAGAAGTACCTGCGCGAGTTTAACCTGGAAAACGCCGCCGAGCTGAACATCGGTGACATCGTCAAGGCCGACACCTTCAAGGAGGGCGACTTTGTGGATGTGACCGGCACCAGCAAGGGCCACGGCTACCAGGGTCCCATCAAGCGCCACGGCGCACAGCGCACCCCCATGAGCCACGGCGGCGGCCCCGTCCATCGTCATGCCGGCTCCATGGGCTCCACCACCGATCCCAGCCGTATCTTCAAGGGCCACATCGGCGCCGGTCAGATGGGCTGCGATACCGTCACCGTCCAGAACCTGGATGTGGTGAAGGTGGACGCTGACCTGAATCTCATCGCTGTTCGCGGTGCCGTGCCCGGCCCCAAGGGCGGCCTGGTTCTCATCAAGAGCACCGTCAAGACCCACCGCGTCAAGAATGTGGAGGCCGGTATCAGCAACAACCCGCAGAAGGCTTCCGGCCGCAATCCCCAGAAGGCCTCTGCGCGTAATAAGTAA
- a CDS encoding class I SAM-dependent rRNA methyltransferase has product MKAERPYPQVHITPKGQRALQAGHPWVYAGEVTELTGPVEDGGLTDIIGSKGAYLGTGFYNSHSLIRCRLLSRNANDRFDDAFWQRRVQYAWDYRKSVMPPEDLLCCRVIFGEADGFPGLTVDRFGPVLVAQVLSLGMERIQQRLLPLLAQVLRRDGQDIAGIYLRNDVALREKEGLAQGKGWFPLPGEEEPTLTESDIVENGIRYHVDFINGQKTGFFLDQKYNRQAVARLAKGRTVLDCFTHTGSFALNAAKGGAKHVTAVDVSEFAVQCAAENARLNGLDGVMECRAANVFDLLPELEKAPRSYDFIILDPPAFTKSRKTIDSAMTGYKEINYRAMKLLPRGGYLATCSCSHFASTERFITMLRSAAHDAGVQLRQIEQRQQSCDHPILWGVEETDYLKFFLFQVV; this is encoded by the coding sequence ATGAAGGCAGAACGACCCTATCCCCAGGTACATATCACCCCCAAGGGCCAGCGGGCCCTGCAGGCGGGCCACCCCTGGGTGTACGCCGGAGAGGTGACGGAGCTTACAGGCCCCGTGGAGGACGGCGGCCTGACGGACATCATCGGCAGCAAGGGCGCCTATTTGGGTACCGGCTTTTATAACAGCCACTCCCTTATCCGCTGCCGGCTGCTCTCCCGCAACGCCAACGACCGCTTTGACGACGCCTTTTGGCAGCGTCGGGTGCAGTACGCCTGGGACTATCGCAAGAGCGTGATGCCCCCGGAGGACCTGCTCTGCTGCCGGGTCATCTTCGGAGAGGCGGACGGCTTCCCGGGCCTGACGGTAGACCGCTTCGGGCCTGTGCTGGTGGCCCAGGTGCTGAGCCTGGGCATGGAGCGCATCCAGCAGCGCCTTCTCCCCCTCCTGGCCCAGGTGCTGCGCCGGGACGGCCAGGACATCGCGGGCATCTATCTGCGCAACGATGTGGCCCTGCGGGAAAAGGAAGGGCTGGCCCAGGGAAAGGGCTGGTTCCCCCTGCCCGGAGAGGAGGAGCCCACCCTCACCGAATCAGACATTGTGGAAAACGGCATCCGCTACCATGTGGACTTCATCAACGGCCAGAAAACCGGCTTTTTCCTGGACCAAAAATATAACCGCCAGGCTGTGGCTCGGCTGGCCAAGGGCCGGACGGTGCTGGACTGCTTCACCCACACCGGCTCCTTTGCCCTGAACGCCGCCAAAGGCGGGGCCAAGCATGTGACGGCGGTGGATGTGTCAGAGTTTGCCGTCCAATGCGCCGCGGAAAACGCCCGGCTTAACGGGCTGGACGGGGTCATGGAGTGCCGGGCCGCCAATGTATTCGACCTGCTGCCGGAGCTGGAAAAGGCGCCCAGGAGCTATGACTTCATCATCCTGGATCCCCCGGCCTTTACCAAGAGCCGCAAGACCATTGACAGCGCCATGACCGGCTATAAGGAGATCAACTATCGGGCCATGAAGCTGCTGCCCCGGGGCGGGTATCTGGCCACCTGCTCCTGCAGCCACTTCGCCTCCACGGAGCGGTTCATCACCATGCTCCGCAGTGCCGCCCACGATGCCGGGGTGCAGCTGCGCCAAATTGAGCAGCGTCAGCAGTCCTGCGACCACCCCATCTTATGGGGCGTGGAGGAGACGGATTATCTGAAATTTTTTCTCTTCCAGGTCGTTTAA
- the proS gene encoding proline--tRNA ligase: MAKDQRNVEAITPMEVDFAKWYTDICLKAELVDYASVKGFMILRPYGYAIWENIQRIMDGMFKKTGHVNVAMPVLIPESLLKKEGELVEGFAPEVAWVTHGGSEKLEERLAFRPTSETMFCDHWHNVLQSYRELPMLYNQWCSVIRWEKTTRPFLRSREFWWQEGHTIHETAEEAIAETEQQLNCYADFCRDALAMPVVKGRKTEKEKFAGAEATYTIEAMMKDHKALQSGTSHYFGDKFSRAYDVTFTGRDNKLQYPFQTSWGTTTRLIGACIMTHSDNNGLVLPPAVAPIQVIVLPIAQHKPGVLDAAAALRDRLEKLGLRVKMDDSEQSPGWKFAQYEMKGVPLRVEIGPKDMEKQQCCVARRDTGEKTFVPLSDLESAVQSLLQDIHDNLYAMAEKNLEDNTFDFTTWEEVKEMAQGKGGFARTKWCGSLECELAMKEKAGVSSRCMPLKQSGTTGKCPVCGKECTTDIYWGVAY, from the coding sequence ATGGCTAAAGACCAGAGAAATGTGGAAGCCATCACCCCCATGGAGGTGGACTTCGCCAAGTGGTACACCGATATTTGCCTGAAAGCGGAGCTGGTGGATTACGCCTCCGTCAAGGGTTTTATGATCCTGCGGCCCTACGGCTATGCCATTTGGGAAAATATTCAGCGCATCATGGACGGAATGTTTAAGAAAACCGGCCATGTGAATGTGGCTATGCCCGTGCTGATCCCGGAGAGCCTGCTGAAAAAGGAGGGGGAGCTGGTAGAGGGCTTTGCCCCGGAGGTGGCCTGGGTCACCCACGGCGGCAGCGAGAAGCTGGAGGAGCGCCTGGCCTTCCGGCCCACCTCCGAGACCATGTTCTGTGACCACTGGCACAATGTGCTCCAGAGCTACCGGGAGCTGCCCATGCTCTATAACCAGTGGTGCTCCGTCATCCGGTGGGAAAAAACCACCCGTCCCTTCCTGCGCTCCCGTGAGTTCTGGTGGCAGGAGGGCCATACCATCCACGAGACGGCGGAGGAGGCCATTGCCGAGACCGAGCAGCAGCTGAACTGCTACGCCGACTTCTGCCGGGATGCTCTGGCTATGCCTGTGGTCAAGGGCCGCAAGACCGAGAAGGAGAAGTTCGCCGGGGCCGAGGCCACCTACACCATCGAGGCCATGATGAAGGACCATAAGGCCCTCCAGTCCGGCACCAGCCACTACTTCGGCGACAAGTTCTCCCGGGCCTACGATGTGACCTTTACGGGCCGGGACAATAAGCTGCAGTACCCCTTCCAGACTTCCTGGGGCACCACCACCCGCCTCATCGGCGCCTGCATCATGACCCATTCCGACAATAACGGTCTGGTCCTGCCCCCGGCGGTGGCACCCATTCAGGTGATCGTTCTGCCCATCGCCCAGCACAAGCCCGGCGTATTGGATGCCGCTGCGGCGCTGCGGGACCGGCTGGAGAAGCTGGGCCTGCGGGTGAAAATGGACGATAGTGAGCAGTCCCCCGGCTGGAAGTTCGCCCAGTACGAGATGAAGGGCGTGCCCCTGCGGGTGGAGATCGGCCCCAAGGATATGGAAAAGCAGCAGTGCTGCGTAGCCCGCCGTGATACCGGCGAAAAGACCTTCGTGCCCCTGTCTGACCTGGAGAGCGCCGTGCAGTCTCTGCTGCAGGACATCCACGATAACCTCTACGCTATGGCCGAGAAGAACCTGGAGGACAATACCTTTGACTTCACCACCTGGGAGGAGGTCAAGGAGATGGCCCAGGGCAAGGGCGGCTTTGCCCGGACCAAGTGGTGCGGCAGCCTGGAGTGTGAGCTGGCTATGAAGGAAAAGGCCGGTGTTTCCAGCCGCTGCATGCCCCTGAAGCAGTCCGGCACCACCGGCAAATGCCCTGTGTGCGGCAAGGAATGTACCACAGACATTTACTGGGGCGTGGCGTATTAA
- the murI gene encoding glutamate racemase, translating into MDQRPVGVFDSGVGGLSAVRELRKLLPSENIIYFGDTSRVPYGGRSPEILLKYARQDVHFLRSFDIKAILVACGTVSTTCLPILRRENDLPILGVVEPACRRAVQVTKTRRVGLIATAASVRSGAYEKCIGGLDPAVEVIAKACPLFVPLVENGRYRPGDTVIETVAREYLEPLRQTGIDTLILGCTHYPLLMDVIGSVMGPAVTLINASEEAAWDLKRALRDGGLLSPGPGGEATLYASDQPSDFRTVAQQFLREELHKPVLPVDIDRY; encoded by the coding sequence ATGGATCAGCGGCCTGTGGGTGTATTCGACTCCGGCGTAGGCGGACTGTCCGCCGTCCGGGAGCTGCGAAAACTTCTGCCCTCTGAAAACATTATATACTTCGGCGATACTTCCCGTGTGCCCTACGGGGGCCGCTCCCCGGAGATCCTGCTGAAATATGCCCGGCAGGATGTGCATTTTCTCCGCAGCTTCGACATCAAGGCCATTTTGGTGGCCTGCGGCACTGTGTCCACCACCTGCCTGCCCATTCTGCGCCGGGAAAATGACCTGCCCATCCTGGGCGTGGTGGAGCCTGCCTGCCGCCGGGCGGTGCAGGTGACCAAGACCCGTCGGGTGGGCCTCATTGCCACCGCCGCCTCCGTCCGCAGCGGCGCATACGAGAAGTGCATCGGTGGTCTTGACCCGGCGGTGGAGGTCATCGCCAAGGCCTGCCCCCTGTTCGTCCCCCTGGTGGAAAACGGGCGCTATCGCCCCGGCGACACGGTCATCGAGACCGTAGCCCGGGAGTATCTGGAGCCCCTGCGCCAGACGGGTATCGACACCCTCATTCTGGGCTGCACCCACTATCCCCTGCTCATGGATGTCATCGGCAGCGTCATGGGTCCCGCCGTCACTCTCATCAACGCCAGTGAGGAGGCCGCCTGGGACCTCAAGCGCGCCCTGCGGGACGGCGGCCTGCTCTCCCCCGGGCCCGGCGGTGAGGCCACCCTCTACGCCAGCGACCAGCCCTCGGATTTTCGCACCGTGGCCCAGCAGTTTTTGCGGGAGGAACTGCACAAGCCCGTCTTGCCCGTGGACATCGACCGCTATTAA
- a CDS encoding TIGR00282 family metallophosphoesterase: MLFKVLAVGDVTGESGVDFLRRKLRPLKKEKSIDFVAVNGENAAGNGLLPAHAEDILAAGADVITLGNHTFGKVQVSNFLEENPYMLRPANFTGRAPGRGWAVYDCGRVQVGVLNLIGRCDLDFNAENPFTTADRILKNADKPTFVLVDFHAQATSEKLAMRYYLDGRVSALWGTHTHVPTADAGVCEKGTGYITDLGMTGPARSVLGIRPEQSVEFFLGGLPGRYQTAEGPCRLQGALFTLDSGTGLCVGVERIEVS; encoded by the coding sequence ATGCTGTTTAAGGTGCTGGCCGTGGGCGATGTGACAGGGGAGAGCGGCGTGGATTTTCTGCGCCGTAAGCTGCGCCCGCTTAAAAAGGAAAAGAGCATCGACTTTGTGGCGGTCAACGGGGAAAATGCCGCCGGGAACGGCCTGCTGCCTGCCCATGCGGAGGATATTCTGGCCGCCGGGGCGGATGTCATCACCCTGGGCAACCACACCTTCGGCAAGGTACAGGTGTCGAATTTTTTGGAGGAGAACCCCTATATGCTGCGTCCTGCCAACTTCACGGGCCGGGCGCCGGGCCGGGGCTGGGCGGTGTATGACTGCGGACGGGTGCAGGTGGGGGTGCTGAACCTCATTGGCCGCTGCGATTTGGATTTTAACGCGGAAAACCCCTTTACCACTGCCGACCGCATATTGAAAAATGCGGACAAGCCCACCTTTGTGCTGGTGGATTTTCACGCCCAGGCCACCAGCGAGAAGCTGGCGATGCGCTACTATCTGGATGGCCGGGTGTCCGCCCTGTGGGGCACCCATACCCATGTGCCCACCGCCGACGCCGGGGTTTGTGAGAAGGGCACCGGGTACATCACCGACCTGGGCATGACCGGACCTGCCCGGTCTGTTTTGGGCATTCGGCCGGAGCAGTCGGTGGAGTTTTTCCTGGGCGGTCTCCCGGGGCGGTATCAGACGGCGGAGGGGCCCTGCAGACTGCAGGGGGCCCTGTTTACATTGGATAGCGGCACCGGCCTGTGCGTCGGTGTGGAGCGTATAGAAGTTTCGTAA
- a CDS encoding asparaginase, translated as MKKILMVGTGGTIASEMTAEGLAPELNTEQLLEFIPDIGKFCRVDCLQLYNLDSTNIRPADWLGVADLLRKSYDAYDGFVISHGTDTMAYTAAALSYLVQGSAKPIVLTGAQKPIWFDGTDSKRNLTDAFLYACRGCGGVQIVFNGKVILGTRARKTFSKSFQAFSSVNYPDLAVLQDERLLQYIRTESLPRPVFYDKLCENVGLLKLIPGTKRELVEFMMERYDGIVVESFGVGGLPEYPGEEFYPLVQRAVEQGKIVVMTTQVPNEGSDLSVYHVGGHLKNTLHLLEAFDMTTEAAVCKLMWILGQTREFEQVRALFNRPVAWDILTQS; from the coding sequence ATGAAGAAGATTCTCATGGTCGGCACCGGAGGCACCATCGCCTCGGAGATGACCGCCGAGGGCCTGGCCCCGGAGCTGAACACGGAGCAGCTGCTGGAATTCATCCCGGACATCGGGAAGTTCTGCCGGGTAGACTGCCTCCAGCTTTATAACCTGGACAGCACCAATATCCGCCCCGCGGACTGGCTGGGCGTGGCGGACCTCCTGCGCAAAAGCTACGATGCCTACGACGGCTTCGTTATCAGCCATGGCACCGATACCATGGCCTATACGGCGGCGGCCCTGAGCTACCTGGTCCAGGGCAGCGCCAAGCCCATCGTCCTCACCGGGGCCCAAAAGCCCATTTGGTTCGACGGCACGGACTCCAAGCGCAACCTGACGGACGCCTTTCTCTACGCCTGCCGGGGCTGCGGGGGCGTGCAGATCGTCTTTAACGGCAAGGTGATTTTAGGTACCCGGGCGCGAAAGACCTTTTCCAAGAGCTTTCAGGCTTTTTCCAGCGTCAACTACCCGGATCTGGCGGTGCTGCAGGATGAGAGACTGCTCCAATATATCCGCACGGAGAGCCTGCCCCGGCCCGTTTTCTATGATAAGCTTTGCGAAAATGTGGGCCTGCTGAAGCTGATCCCCGGCACCAAGCGGGAGCTGGTGGAGTTTATGATGGAGCGCTATGACGGCATCGTGGTGGAGAGCTTCGGCGTGGGCGGCCTGCCGGAGTATCCCGGGGAGGAGTTTTATCCCCTGGTGCAGCGGGCGGTGGAGCAGGGCAAGATCGTGGTGATGACCACCCAGGTACCCAACGAGGGCAGCGACCTGTCGGTGTACCATGTGGGCGGACACCTGAAAAACACCCTGCACCTGCTGGAGGCCTTCGACATGACCACCGAGGCCGCTGTGTGCAAGCTCATGTGGATCCTGGGGCAGACCCGGGAATTTGAGCAGGTACGGGCGCTGTTTAACCGCCCGGTGGCCTGGGATATTCTCACCCAAAGCTGA
- a CDS encoding metallophosphoesterase family protein has translation MKLLHAADLHLDSAFAGLSDREAALCREESRTTVRRLVDWGNDHGADVMLLAGDLFDSDRLYSQTAQTLALALGRFRGKIFLAPGNHDFYAPGSSYDTVAWPENVHIFTAPTARTVALPELNASVTGAAFTAAEERTGLDGAAFGGDDAPIRLGVLHGEVTAGESRYRPIPPAEIEKTGLTYLALGHVHRFGGVQRAGATAYAYPGCLPGRGFDETGDKGFLFGEVTEKGADLDFIPFARRRYLSVTADITDRDPAEAVRRALGPGCGGDVCRVLLTGARREDFSLGALEEELTGLCAALTFSDETYPEEDIWARCGEDSLRGLFLQELRGRYDGASEEEKKEILLAVRFGLAALDNRD, from the coding sequence ATGAAGCTCCTGCACGCGGCCGACCTGCACTTAGACAGCGCCTTTGCCGGTCTCAGCGACCGGGAGGCTGCTCTGTGCCGGGAGGAGAGCCGCACCACGGTGCGCCGCCTGGTGGACTGGGGCAACGACCATGGAGCCGATGTGATGCTGCTGGCCGGAGACCTTTTCGACTCCGACCGGCTTTACAGTCAGACGGCCCAGACCTTGGCCCTGGCTCTGGGGCGCTTTCGGGGCAAGATTTTTCTGGCCCCGGGCAACCATGATTTTTACGCCCCCGGCAGCAGCTATGACACCGTAGCCTGGCCGGAAAATGTGCATATTTTCACCGCCCCGACGGCCCGGACGGTAGCCTTGCCGGAGCTGAACGCCTCTGTTACCGGGGCGGCCTTCACCGCCGCCGAGGAGCGCACGGGCCTGGATGGTGCGGCCTTCGGCGGAGACGATGCCCCCATTCGCCTGGGTGTTCTCCACGGTGAGGTAACGGCGGGGGAGAGCCGGTATCGCCCCATTCCCCCGGCGGAAATAGAAAAAACCGGCCTTACCTATCTGGCCCTGGGTCATGTTCACCGCTTTGGCGGCGTGCAGCGGGCAGGGGCTACCGCCTACGCCTATCCCGGCTGCCTGCCCGGCCGGGGCTTTGACGAGACCGGGGACAAGGGCTTCCTGTTCGGCGAGGTGACTGAAAAGGGCGCCGACCTGGACTTTATCCCCTTTGCCCGGCGGCGCTACCTGAGCGTCACGGCGGATATTACGGACCGGGACCCGGCGGAGGCTGTGCGCCGGGCCTTGGGACCCGGCTGCGGGGGCGATGTATGCCGGGTTTTGCTCACCGGCGCCCGACGGGAGGATTTCTCCCTGGGGGCTCTGGAGGAGGAGCTGACGGGCCTTTGCGCGGCCCTGACCTTTTCTGATGAGACCTATCCGGAGGAGGATATTTGGGCTCGGTGCGGAGAGGACTCTCTGCGGGGGCTTTTCCTGCAGGAGCTGCGGGGGCGCTACGATGGGGCATCGGAGGAAGAGAAGAAGGAGATCCTCCTGGCGGTGCGCTTCGGCCTGGCGGCCCTGGACAATAGAGACTAA
- the rpsJ gene encoding 30S ribosomal protein S10, with the protein MAKEMIRIRLKAYDHQVIDKSAEQIVETAKRNGATVSGPIPLPTKKEIVTILRATHKYKDSREQFERRTHKRLIDITNSNPKTVEALMDLDLPAGVEIEIKL; encoded by the coding sequence ATGGCAAAAGAAATGATTCGCATTCGCCTGAAGGCCTATGACCACCAGGTCATCGACAAGTCCGCTGAGCAGATCGTGGAGACCGCTAAGCGCAACGGCGCCACCGTGTCCGGCCCCATCCCTCTGCCCACCAAGAAGGAGATCGTCACCATCCTGCGCGCTACCCACAAGTATAAGGACAGCCGCGAGCAGTTCGAGCGCCGCACCCACAAGAGACTGATCGACATCACCAATTCCAACCCCAAGACCGTGGAGGCCCTGATGGACCTGGATCTGCCCGCGGGTGTGGAAATCGAGATCAAGCTGTAA
- a CDS encoding YbaK/EbsC family protein — protein sequence MSVEKVREYLKGYGMAERMQEFTVSSATVELAAVAVGVEPARIAKTLSFKVDETPILVVAAGDAKVDNSKYKHFFHTKAKMLTPEEAVERIGHAVGGVCPFALPEDVKTYLDVSLKRFDTVFPAVGSAASAIELTCDELERCCGANFVEWVDVCKGWQEEQA from the coding sequence ATGTCCGTTGAAAAGGTGAGAGAATATTTGAAGGGCTACGGCATGGCCGAGAGAATGCAGGAGTTCACCGTGTCCAGCGCCACGGTGGAGCTGGCGGCGGTGGCTGTGGGCGTGGAGCCGGCCCGTATTGCCAAGACCCTGAGCTTTAAGGTGGACGAGACGCCCATCCTGGTGGTGGCCGCCGGGGACGCCAAGGTGGATAACAGCAAGTATAAGCATTTCTTCCACACCAAGGCCAAGATGCTTACCCCCGAGGAGGCGGTGGAGCGCATCGGCCATGCGGTGGGCGGGGTGTGCCCCTTTGCCCTGCCGGAGGATGTAAAGACCTATTTGGATGTGTCGCTGAAGCGGTTTGACACGGTGTTCCCTGCCGTGGGCAGTGCCGCCTCGGCTATTGAGCTTACCTGCGACGAGCTGGAGCGCTGCTGCGGCGCGAACTTCGTGGAGTGGGTGGATGTGTGTAAGGGCTGGCAGGAGGAGCAGGCATGA
- a CDS encoding helix-turn-helix domain-containing protein codes for MADYTEILRELREDSDLTQAQVAAALGTTQQVYARYEKGINELPVRHLRALCLLYEVSADYILGLPEGLKRPR; via the coding sequence ATGGCTGACTATACGGAAATTTTGCGGGAGCTGCGAGAGGACAGCGACTTGACCCAGGCGCAGGTGGCGGCGGCGCTGGGGACTACGCAGCAGGTGTATGCCCGGTATGAAAAGGGCATAAACGAGCTGCCCGTGCGGCATTTACGGGCGCTTTGCCTGCTGTATGAGGTCAGCGCGGACTACATTTTGGGTCTGCCGGAGGGGCTGAAACGGCCTCGGTAA